A genomic stretch from Desulfohalobium retbaense DSM 5692 includes:
- a CDS encoding selenium metabolism-associated LysR family transcriptional regulator, whose amino-acid sequence MTMDSRRLEVFSFVYSERSFSKAAQALCLTQPTVSAHISELEQYLGTRLFDRLPRKIVPTAAARTLYTYTQQIQGLLKEAEASVWALENRIVGQLLLGGSTIPAEYLLPDLLGRFVQRYPEVRLDLQVGDSRTITEAVRTGELEAGVVGGRYSESELAYSPYIKDELLVLAGRHTDVAKSGPLSMDQLSRLPWVLREPGSGTRRALRHALKRSGLRLEDLSVRAVLGSTGALLRAVRGGVGVTVSSRLAAAGMLDRGELVHMPVPEFVSERDFELVVHRGRSQSPILQRFIACVARSGEDNAHE is encoded by the coding sequence ATGACCATGGATTCACGCCGGTTAGAGGTCTTTTCGTTTGTTTACAGTGAACGGAGCTTTTCTAAAGCGGCCCAGGCACTTTGTTTGACTCAACCGACCGTCAGTGCCCATATCTCTGAACTCGAGCAGTATCTTGGCACCCGGCTCTTCGACCGTTTGCCGCGGAAGATCGTACCCACAGCCGCCGCGCGAACGCTGTACACCTATACGCAACAGATTCAAGGGCTTCTCAAAGAGGCCGAGGCCTCGGTCTGGGCTTTGGAAAATCGAATAGTCGGGCAGTTGCTGCTCGGCGGGAGTACGATCCCTGCTGAATATCTTCTGCCAGACCTGCTGGGCCGCTTTGTGCAGCGCTACCCTGAAGTCCGCCTGGACCTTCAGGTGGGAGATTCCCGCACCATCACCGAAGCCGTCCGGACAGGGGAATTGGAAGCTGGCGTAGTCGGTGGGCGGTATTCAGAGTCTGAATTGGCATATTCCCCGTATATTAAAGACGAATTGCTCGTTTTGGCCGGGCGGCACACCGATGTCGCCAAGTCGGGTCCCCTGTCTATGGACCAATTGTCCCGTTTGCCCTGGGTCTTGCGCGAACCGGGGTCCGGGACGCGCCGCGCCTTGCGCCACGCTTTGAAGAGGAGCGGATTGCGCCTTGAAGATCTGTCCGTGCGTGCGGTATTGGGCAGCACCGGGGCTCTTCTGCGTGCTGTTCGTGGCGGCGTGGGCGTGACGGTCAGTTCTCGTCTTGCCGCTGCCGGCATGTTAGACCGCGGCGAATTGGTGCATATGCCTGTCCCGGAATTTGTCAGTGAACGGGATTTTGAACTTGTTGTCCATCGTGGGCGGAGTCAAAGTCCCATTTTACAACGTTTCATCGCCTGTGTTGCTCGTTCAGGAGAAGACAATGCCCATGAATGA
- the rplQ gene encoding 50S ribosomal protein L17, which yields MRHKKSGRKLNRTWEHRKALMRNQVKSLLTNEQIRTTEAKAKELRKLADRLISMGLENTVHARRKAYKVLGNHALVKKLFDEVAPRYTAAKGGYTRVIKLGEPRRGDAAPMAMVAFVEPRQAGSDAASTPEA from the coding sequence ATGAGGCATAAGAAATCCGGTAGAAAGCTCAATCGGACCTGGGAGCATCGGAAAGCCCTGATGCGCAATCAGGTGAAGTCGTTGCTGACCAATGAGCAGATCCGTACTACTGAGGCCAAAGCCAAGGAATTGCGCAAATTGGCTGATCGGTTGATCTCCATGGGCTTGGAAAATACGGTTCATGCCCGTCGGAAAGCATATAAGGTTCTTGGCAACCATGCTTTGGTCAAAAAACTCTTTGATGAAGTGGCGCCGCGGTATACCGCAGCCAAAGGGGGATACACCCGGGTGATCAAACTCGGTGAGCCCCGGCGCGGCGACGCTGCACCTATGGCGATGGTCGCTTTTGTCGAACCTCGCCAAGCCGGCAGTGATGCGGCTTCAACGCCAGAAGCGTAG